From a single Enterobacteriaceae endosymbiont of Donacia bicoloricornis genomic region:
- the metK gene encoding methionine adenosyltransferase — protein MTEYLFTSESVSEGHPDKIADQISDAILDKIIEQDIDARVACETYIKNNIVLIGGEITTKAKINIEKITRKTIKEIGYTNPNKGFDADTCTILNIISKQSKDINKGITSNSDKANQKAGDQGFVFGYANNETDVFMPAPIIYAHKLMYQQASVRKKKILSWLEPDAKSQITFKYKNNQIIDIDSVVLSTQISKQISFKKLEEAIMEEIIKPILPKKWINKKTKFFINPSGSFITGGPVGDCGLTGRKIIVDTYGGMARHGGGAFSGKDPSKVDRSAAYAARYIAKNIVASSLASRCEIQISYIIGIAKPISIMINTFGTGKVSDKKITAFIKTIFDLRPFHLIKMLDLLKPIYKKTASYGHFGRNIFSWEKTDKILKFKDFFKIT, from the coding sequence TATTTATTTACTTCAGAATCTGTATCAGAAGGACATCCTGATAAAATAGCAGATCAAATTTCTGATGCTATTTTAGATAAAATAATTGAACAAGATATTGATGCACGTGTCGCATGTGAAACATATATTAAAAATAATATAGTATTAATTGGAGGTGAAATAACAACAAAAGCTAAAATTAATATAGAAAAAATAACTAGAAAAACAATCAAAGAAATTGGATACACTAATCCTAATAAAGGATTTGATGCAGATACGTGTACAATACTAAATATTATTAGTAAACAATCGAAAGATATTAATAAAGGTATAACATCTAATTCTGATAAAGCTAATCAAAAAGCAGGAGATCAAGGATTTGTATTTGGTTATGCAAATAATGAAACAGATGTGTTTATGCCTGCTCCTATTATATATGCACATAAATTAATGTATCAACAAGCATCAGTTAGAAAGAAAAAAATTTTATCATGGTTAGAACCAGATGCAAAAAGTCAAATTACTTTTAAATATAAAAATAATCAAATTATTGATATAGATTCTGTAGTTTTATCAACACAAATTTCTAAGCAAATTTCATTTAAAAAATTAGAAGAAGCTATTATGGAAGAAATTATTAAACCTATTTTACCTAAAAAATGGATAAATAAAAAAACAAAATTTTTTATTAATCCTTCTGGGAGTTTTATTACTGGCGGCCCTGTTGGAGATTGCGGCCTAACTGGAAGAAAAATTATTGTAGATACTTATGGGGGTATGGCTAGACACGGAGGAGGAGCATTTTCTGGTAAAGATCCATCAAAAGTAGATAGATCAGCTGCTTATGCTGCTCGTTATATAGCTAAAAATATAGTAGCATCATCTTTAGCTTCACGATGTGAAATCCAAATCTCATATATTATTGGTATTGCTAAACCAATCTCAATAATGATAAATACATTTGGTACTGGAAAAGTATCTGATAAAAAAATAACTGCATTTATTAAAACAATTTTTGATTTAAGACCTTTTCATTTAATAAAAATGTTAGATTTATTAAAACCGATATATAAAAAAACTGCATCTTATGGTCATTTTGGTAGAAATATTTTTTCATGGGAAAAAACAGATAAAATTTTAAAATTTAAAGATTTTTTTAAAATTACTTAA
- the gyrA gene encoding DNA gyrase subunit A codes for MNFFAKEIKLINIEEELKNSYLDYAMSVIIGRALPDVRDGLKPVHRRILYAMYILGNTWNKSYKKSARIVGDVIGKYHPHGDNAVYDTIVRLAQNFSLRYPLIKGQGNFGSIDGDSAAAMRYTEIKMSKISQEIISDLEKNTVNFLSNYDGTEKIPEIMPTKIPNLLINGSSGIAVGMTTNIPPHNINEVINACLAYIKNNTINIKELMNYIPGPDFPTAGIIYGIDEIENAYNTGKGKIFIRGRIKTIKDKKQKYKKIIIYELPYQVNKSKLIEKIAYLIKEKKIKGIKTLRDESDKDGIRILIKIKKDISINVLLNNLYKLTPLQTTFSIKMVSLYKGKPTLMSLKSIIEAFISHRREIVIRRTNYEINKARNKAHILEGLIVALLNIKEIIKIIRSSKIEENIRNKIALQAWKIPNIFQIFNLQEKKTLNIYLTNSNLIKFNENYHFSYTQIIAILELKLNKLTNLEHKKLCIEYENLIYKISNLMKIIENYEYLMKVIYDELVLVKKEFGDQRKTEIILNNHNNSIIQKKDLINHEKVIITLSYQGYIKYQKITEYNLQHRGGRGKIAVKLKENDFIYKILIAYTHDQILCFSNKGYLYWLKVYDIPEANRYAKGKPIINFIPLKNNEIINTFIVISNNTNYSDLIMATSQGKIKKTNLNKFNKPRSNGIIAIKLKKNDTLIGVSLIKKNDVIMLFSSLGKVVKFNESQIKSIGRNTIGVKGISFSNKKKDYVVSLIVLNHKFQKNIFTITENGYGKCTNNQKFPIKSRATKGIISMKINKRNGKLVGSLKVTNNDQVIIITNMGTLIRINISEICIVGRNTKGVIIIKTKFNEKVIGLQKI; via the coding sequence ATGAATTTTTTTGCTAAAGAAATAAAATTAATTAATATTGAAGAAGAATTAAAAAATTCTTATTTAGATTATGCAATGTCAGTTATAATAGGGAGAGCCTTGCCAGATGTAAGAGATGGATTAAAACCAGTACATAGACGTATATTATACGCTATGTATATATTAGGAAATACATGGAATAAATCTTATAAAAAATCAGCAAGAATAGTAGGAGATGTAATAGGAAAATATCATCCTCATGGAGATAATGCAGTTTATGATACAATTGTAAGATTAGCACAAAATTTTTCATTAAGATATCCATTAATAAAAGGACAAGGTAATTTTGGTTCTATTGATGGAGATTCTGCAGCAGCTATGCGTTATACTGAAATAAAAATGTCTAAAATTTCTCAAGAAATTATTAGTGATTTAGAAAAAAATACAGTAAATTTTTTATCTAATTATGATGGTACAGAGAAAATACCTGAAATAATGCCTACAAAAATACCTAATTTATTAATAAATGGATCATCTGGTATAGCAGTTGGTATGACAACTAATATTCCTCCACATAATATTAATGAAGTGATTAATGCCTGCTTAGCTTATATTAAAAATAATACTATTAATATTAAAGAATTAATGAATTATATTCCTGGTCCTGATTTTCCTACTGCAGGGATTATTTATGGTATTGATGAAATTGAAAATGCATATAATACAGGTAAGGGAAAAATTTTTATTAGAGGACGTATTAAAACTATTAAAGATAAAAAACAAAAATACAAAAAAATCATAATTTATGAACTTCCTTATCAGGTAAATAAATCTAAATTAATAGAAAAAATAGCTTATTTAATAAAAGAAAAAAAAATTAAAGGAATTAAAACTTTAAGAGATGAGTCAGATAAAGACGGAATTAGAATTTTAATTAAAATAAAAAAAGATATATCTATTAATGTATTATTAAATAATTTATATAAATTAACACCTTTACAAACTACTTTTAGTATAAAAATGGTTTCTTTATATAAAGGAAAACCTACATTAATGTCTTTAAAAAGTATTATTGAAGCATTTATTTCTCACAGACGTGAAATAGTAATAAGAAGGACAAATTATGAAATAAATAAAGCACGTAATAAAGCACATATTTTAGAAGGATTAATAGTAGCTTTATTAAATATAAAAGAAATTATTAAAATTATCCGTTCTTCTAAAATAGAAGAAAATATAAGAAATAAAATTGCTTTACAAGCTTGGAAAATTCCAAATATATTCCAAATATTTAATTTACAGGAGAAAAAAACATTAAATATTTATTTGACTAATTCTAATTTAATAAAATTTAATGAAAATTATCATTTTAGTTATACACAAATTATAGCTATTTTAGAATTAAAATTAAATAAATTAACAAATTTAGAACATAAAAAATTATGTATAGAATATGAAAATTTAATATATAAAATATCGAATTTAATGAAAATAATTGAAAATTATGAATACTTAATGAAAGTAATATACGATGAATTAGTTTTAGTAAAAAAAGAATTTGGAGATCAAAGAAAAACAGAAATTATTTTAAATAATCATAATAATTCCATAATTCAAAAAAAAGATTTAATTAATCATGAAAAAGTTATTATTACCTTATCTTATCAAGGATATATTAAATATCAAAAAATTACTGAATATAATTTACAACATAGAGGGGGAAGAGGCAAAATAGCTGTAAAATTGAAAGAAAATGATTTTATATATAAAATATTAATAGCATATACTCATGATCAAATTTTATGTTTTTCTAATAAAGGATATTTATATTGGTTAAAAGTATATGACATACCTGAAGCTAATAGATATGCAAAAGGAAAACCTATTATAAATTTTATTCCTTTAAAAAATAATGAAATTATTAATACTTTTATTGTAATAAGTAATAATACAAATTATTCTGATTTAATTATGGCAACTTCACAAGGGAAAATAAAAAAAACAAATTTAAATAAATTTAATAAACCAAGATCTAATGGAATTATTGCAATAAAATTAAAAAAAAATGATACTTTAATAGGTGTCTCTCTTATTAAAAAAAATGATGTAATTATGTTATTTTCTTCTTTAGGTAAAGTAGTTAAATTTAATGAATCACAAATTAAATCAATAGGAAGGAACACAATAGGTGTAAAAGGTATTAGTTTTTCAAATAAAAAAAAAGATTATGTAGTTTCATTAATAGTATTAAATCATAAATTTCAAAAAAACATTTTTACCATAACAGAGAATGGATATGGAAAATGCACTAATAATCAAAAATTTCCTATAAAATCTAGAGCTACAAAAGGAATTATATCTATGAAAATTAATAAAAGAAATGGAAAATTAGTAGGATCTTTAAAAGTAACAAATAATGATCAAGTAATTATAATTACTAATATGGGTACATTAATACGTATTAATATATCCGAAATTTGTATTGTTGGGCGTAATACAAAAGGTGTAATTATAATTAAAACAAAATTTAATGAAAAAGTTATTGGATTACAAAAAATTTAA